A window of the Arthrobacter sp. Marseille-P9274 genome harbors these coding sequences:
- a CDS encoding alpha/beta hydrolase gives MALDNATLAFLAAAAEAAGPDAKPMWHLEPADARAVSAGMTPMFGTGPDMNSTQEHLLTGIDGGQFAVRVHIPVENPAGVFVYLHGGGWVLSDIDAFDTLGRQLAAKSGCAVVLVNYRKAPESRFPIAVEDSWTALQWAASHLEEIAGAQVPLFVGGDSAGGNLSAVMALRARDNNGPQLAKQILVYPVADADFSRGSYLEDENQTLLTTEFMQWFWDHYVPNPEDRGHHEASPLRAESLEGVAPALVITSAHDVLRDEGEAYAQRLREAGVPTEHRRWEGQMHGFFSMVNVLPAAAAAMDFVAARVRADLKQEATR, from the coding sequence ATGGCACTTGACAACGCAACTCTGGCCTTCCTGGCCGCCGCGGCCGAAGCCGCGGGCCCGGACGCGAAACCGATGTGGCACCTCGAACCTGCCGACGCGCGCGCGGTTTCAGCAGGCATGACACCGATGTTCGGCACCGGCCCCGACATGAATTCCACCCAGGAGCACCTGCTCACCGGCATAGACGGCGGACAGTTCGCCGTCCGCGTCCACATCCCGGTCGAGAACCCGGCAGGCGTGTTCGTCTATCTCCACGGCGGTGGGTGGGTCCTCAGCGACATCGACGCCTTCGATACCCTGGGCCGGCAACTGGCCGCCAAGTCCGGCTGCGCGGTGGTCCTGGTCAACTACCGCAAGGCCCCCGAATCCCGTTTTCCCATCGCCGTCGAGGATTCCTGGACCGCGCTGCAGTGGGCCGCCAGCCACCTCGAGGAGATCGCCGGTGCGCAGGTGCCGCTCTTCGTCGGCGGCGACAGCGCCGGCGGCAACCTGTCCGCCGTCATGGCCCTGCGGGCGCGCGACAACAACGGCCCGCAGTTGGCCAAGCAGATCCTCGTCTACCCGGTCGCGGATGCGGACTTCAGCCGCGGCTCCTACCTGGAGGATGAGAACCAGACGCTGCTGACCACGGAATTCATGCAGTGGTTCTGGGACCACTACGTGCCCAATCCCGAGGACCGAGGGCACCATGAGGCCTCGCCGCTGCGCGCCGAAAGCCTCGAAGGCGTGGCCCCGGCGCTAGTGATCACCAGTGCGCACGATGTGCTGCGCGACGAAGGCGAGGCCTACGCCCAGCGCCTGCGGGAAGCCGGCGTCCCCACCGAGCACCGGCGCTGGGAGGGCCAGATGCACGGCTTCTTCTCCATGGTCAACGTCCTGCCCGCGGCGGCCGCAGCGATGGACTTTGTCGCGGCCAGAGTCCGCGCCGACCTGAAGCAGGAGGCAACCCGGTGA
- a CDS encoding aldehyde dehydrogenase family protein: MTLSIETEQHPLKDWVPETRTFLVGGAEVQPEGESWDVFNPATEAVIGTVAGASSRQVDDAVAAARAAFPAWAALSGEERSRHIHRLADVLEAAADRLLPSIINEVGTPIALAEYLQVKMAVDEHLRWAAEAAKQERIQHLGSYDKPHPTMSDVVHQPVGVVAAITGYNYPLNLAVFKFGAALAAGCTVVLLPSPRTPLTTLFMGDLIREAGLPDGVMNVIIGGVDVGQQLSSHPGVDKVSFTGSDGVGAKIMAQAAVNLTDVTLELGGKSPTLVLPGVDVQQIAVEMHLRWARNGGQGCAALARILVHEALHDEFLEAGASAFDQMVVGDPWDRATNVGPMIRPDHQARVRGFIDGSVAEGGRKLLEVKKPLPEKGWFVNPVLLGGLPHSARAVQEEIFGPVAVIVPFKDTEEAVRLANDTPYGLAANVWCGEDLAEGRRVAEQIRAGTVWINGGGAMRPDAPFGGYGRSGVGRELGEWGIREYLETKHIQWRV; encoded by the coding sequence ATGACGCTGAGCATCGAAACCGAGCAGCATCCGCTCAAGGACTGGGTGCCCGAAACCCGCACCTTCCTGGTCGGCGGCGCCGAGGTACAGCCCGAGGGCGAGAGCTGGGACGTCTTCAACCCGGCCACCGAAGCGGTCATCGGCACTGTCGCCGGCGCCTCCAGCCGGCAGGTCGACGACGCCGTCGCCGCGGCCCGCGCCGCCTTCCCGGCCTGGGCCGCCCTCAGCGGCGAGGAGCGTTCCCGCCACATCCACCGGCTGGCAGACGTGCTCGAAGCCGCGGCGGACCGCCTGCTGCCCTCCATCATCAACGAGGTCGGCACCCCCATTGCGCTGGCTGAATACCTGCAGGTCAAGATGGCCGTCGACGAGCATCTGCGCTGGGCCGCCGAGGCCGCGAAGCAGGAGCGCATCCAGCACCTGGGCAGCTATGACAAGCCGCACCCGACGATGAGCGACGTTGTCCACCAGCCGGTCGGCGTGGTGGCAGCCATTACCGGCTACAACTACCCCCTTAACCTGGCCGTCTTCAAGTTCGGTGCCGCATTGGCTGCCGGCTGCACAGTGGTGCTGCTGCCATCGCCGCGCACTCCTCTCACCACCCTGTTCATGGGCGACCTGATCCGCGAGGCGGGCCTGCCGGACGGTGTCATGAACGTCATCATCGGCGGAGTCGACGTCGGCCAGCAGCTGTCCTCGCATCCGGGGGTGGACAAGGTCTCCTTCACCGGATCCGACGGGGTCGGTGCCAAGATCATGGCCCAGGCCGCCGTCAACCTCACCGACGTCACGCTGGAACTGGGCGGAAAGTCTCCCACGCTAGTCCTCCCCGGCGTCGACGTGCAGCAGATCGCCGTCGAAATGCACCTGCGCTGGGCGCGCAACGGCGGCCAGGGCTGCGCGGCGCTGGCTCGCATTCTGGTGCACGAGGCGCTGCACGACGAATTCCTCGAGGCAGGTGCCTCTGCGTTCGACCAGATGGTCGTGGGCGATCCTTGGGACCGGGCCACGAACGTCGGCCCGATGATCCGCCCTGACCACCAGGCCCGGGTCCGGGGGTTTATCGATGGATCGGTGGCCGAAGGCGGCCGAAAGCTCCTCGAGGTCAAGAAGCCGCTGCCGGAGAAGGGCTGGTTCGTCAATCCAGTGCTGCTCGGCGGACTGCCGCACAGCGCGCGCGCCGTGCAGGAGGAAATCTTCGGCCCGGTCGCAGTAATCGTGCCGTTCAAAGACACCGAAGAAGCGGTCAGGCTGGCCAACGACACCCCCTACGGGCTGGCGGCGAACGTGTGGTGCGGCGAGGACCTGGCCGAGGGCCGCCGGGTGGCAGAGCAGATCCGCGCTGGCACTGTGTGGATCAACGGCGGCGGCGCCATGCGTCCCGATGCCCCGTTCGGCGGCTACGGCCGCTCGGGCGTCGGCCGCGAACTAGGCGAATGGGGTATCCGGGAATACCTGGAAACCAAGCACATCCAGTGGCGCGTATAG
- a CDS encoding GMC family oxidoreductase — MAKTTVIIGAGSGGGALAARLTEDKDQNVILVEAGPDYAELALVPDDVRDAGEMSVEKHDWGLKAYFLEPQDAREAMPYPRGRIVGGSSAVNAAIAERATREDLDTWVAAGNPEWSYEKTLPYFMRLENDLDFPDAPGHGSSGPIPIKRHFDDNWPAATHAFAQACADRGFSRSDDANADSATGFGPTPRNLIGEEELRASSLLTYLAEARKRPNLTIRPDTLARRVVFEGTTAVGVEVEHDGRIEVISADRVVLAGGAMHSPHLMMLSGIGPRDILERHGIEPVIVNEAVGRNFQDHPFAPMVALLKEKTDRNGVRARLKYSTGTDDLVDDMMIFAAVLDPSTMNIPADTKGRKALMMNNLLAKPRSVGWITLSSPDPKVQPELHVNFLSHPSDIERLKGSLRLSWDMITSSPLADEIQEICFLDAETVADDAKLEAYIRAFASTSLHAAGTCRMGPAGDPTAVVDQHLAVHGAQNLWIADASVMVNVTTGLTNLTAYMIGERLAEWLKNGTDAPSDETELVSVAP; from the coding sequence ATGGCTAAAACGACAGTGATCATTGGGGCAGGAAGCGGCGGCGGTGCGTTAGCAGCGCGTCTGACCGAGGACAAGGACCAGAATGTCATTCTGGTAGAAGCAGGTCCGGACTATGCGGAACTGGCGCTGGTGCCGGACGACGTCCGCGACGCCGGCGAGATGAGCGTGGAGAAGCATGACTGGGGCCTGAAGGCCTACTTCCTTGAGCCGCAGGACGCACGCGAGGCAATGCCTTACCCCCGCGGACGAATCGTCGGCGGATCCTCGGCGGTGAACGCCGCGATCGCTGAACGGGCCACGCGGGAGGATCTGGACACCTGGGTTGCCGCGGGCAACCCGGAATGGTCCTACGAAAAGACGCTGCCGTACTTCATGCGCTTGGAGAATGACCTGGACTTCCCGGACGCCCCGGGACACGGCTCGTCGGGTCCTATCCCGATCAAGCGGCACTTTGACGACAACTGGCCCGCCGCCACCCATGCCTTCGCCCAGGCATGCGCGGACCGGGGCTTCTCCCGTTCGGACGACGCCAACGCCGATTCCGCTACCGGCTTCGGCCCGACCCCCCGGAACCTGATCGGCGAGGAGGAGCTGCGTGCCAGTTCACTGCTGACGTATCTAGCCGAGGCCCGTAAGCGCCCCAATCTGACCATCCGGCCCGACACCCTGGCCCGGCGGGTTGTCTTCGAGGGGACCACGGCCGTCGGCGTCGAGGTTGAGCATGACGGCAGGATAGAGGTGATCTCCGCGGACCGCGTGGTCCTCGCCGGCGGTGCCATGCACAGCCCGCATCTGATGATGCTCTCCGGCATTGGCCCCCGCGATATCCTGGAGCGCCACGGCATTGAACCGGTCATCGTCAACGAGGCGGTCGGCCGGAACTTCCAGGACCATCCCTTCGCCCCGATGGTCGCGCTGCTGAAGGAGAAGACGGACCGGAACGGTGTCCGTGCGCGCCTGAAGTACAGCACCGGCACGGACGATCTGGTGGACGACATGATGATTTTCGCTGCCGTCCTGGATCCGTCGACCATGAACATCCCTGCCGACACCAAGGGCCGCAAGGCCCTGATGATGAACAACCTGCTGGCCAAGCCCCGCTCGGTCGGCTGGATCACCCTGTCATCGCCGGATCCGAAGGTGCAGCCCGAGCTGCACGTGAACTTCCTCTCCCACCCCAGCGACATCGAGCGGCTGAAAGGGTCGCTGCGCCTGTCCTGGGACATGATCACTTCGTCGCCGCTGGCGGACGAAATCCAGGAGATCTGTTTCCTGGACGCTGAGACGGTCGCCGACGATGCCAAGCTCGAGGCCTATATCCGCGCGTTCGCCTCCACCTCACTGCACGCCGCGGGCACCTGCCGGATGGGACCGGCAGGCGATCCCACCGCCGTCGTCGATCAGCATCTGGCCGTGCACGGCGCGCAGAACCTCTGGATTGCCGATGCGTCGGTCATGGTCAACGTGACCACCGGCCTGACCAACCTCACCGCCTACATGATCGGCGAACGGCTGGCCGAATGGCTCAAGAACGGCACGGACGCCCCCTCGGACGAGACCGAACTCGTCTCGGTGGCTCCTTAA
- a CDS encoding helix-turn-helix domain-containing protein: MGKPTKKAYSFEFKLALVEKFLAGESASDLAAEADLSSPRLLETWVRVYHRQGADALRPKPKGRPRKPGAPPPAEPSELERLRRENERLRAEVAYLGKLRALRAPKQR, from the coding sequence GTGGGCAAACCGACAAAAAAGGCGTACTCGTTCGAGTTTAAGCTCGCCTTGGTAGAGAAGTTCCTGGCCGGTGAGAGCGCTTCGGACCTCGCGGCTGAGGCGGACCTGTCCTCACCTCGTCTGCTCGAGACATGGGTACGGGTATATCACCGCCAGGGCGCGGACGCCCTGCGTCCGAAGCCTAAAGGCAGACCGAGGAAGCCCGGCGCTCCACCGCCGGCGGAGCCATCTGAACTGGAGCGGCTGCGCCGGGAGAATGAACGGCTGCGGGCGGAAGTGGCCTACCTGGGAAAATTGCGGGCCTTGAGGGCACCAAAACAACGGTGA
- a CDS encoding aldehyde dehydrogenase yields MTTATSAVSAEASQRLRSFDRLFIGGQWVKPSSDSVIEVVSPMTGQVIATVPDAQEADMDAAVAAARKAFDAGPWPRMSPAERAAVLARVGEEVKKRIPEMSAAFTAEIGAPAAASTAFHDNAVKVWEDVVTLHERFSFEEERSWPGGQGRLVREPIGVVATVLPWNGPVATASLKFAPALAAGCTVVVKPAPEGPVSMMIFAEALEAAGLPEGVISLLPAGREVGEYLVRHKDVDMITFTGSTAAGRKIMGIAAERIARVTLELGGKSAAILTDDVDLDTVFPELVFYGVGHSGQVCAALTRILVPRSRQDEVVERIKAVMESLKIGDPRESDTVLGPLAAERQRERVENYIEIGKAEGARLVTGGGRPKHLETGWYVEPTLFADVTPDMRIAQEEIFGPVLSVIPFDTIEEAVQIANGTEYGLSGAVFAGDGATAEAIARQVRTGQISVNSWGMNVLQPFGGYKQSGLGREGGIEGFDEFHETKLIQLP; encoded by the coding sequence ATGACAACAGCAACTTCGGCGGTATCGGCAGAGGCATCCCAAAGGCTGCGTAGTTTTGACCGGCTCTTCATCGGGGGCCAGTGGGTCAAACCGTCCAGCGACAGCGTGATCGAGGTCGTGTCGCCGATGACCGGCCAGGTGATCGCAACGGTCCCGGATGCACAGGAAGCGGACATGGATGCGGCCGTAGCGGCAGCGCGCAAGGCCTTCGATGCGGGCCCTTGGCCGCGCATGAGCCCGGCAGAACGTGCCGCAGTGCTGGCCCGCGTCGGGGAAGAGGTCAAGAAGCGCATCCCGGAAATGTCTGCGGCATTTACTGCCGAGATCGGTGCTCCGGCAGCGGCCAGCACGGCCTTCCATGACAACGCGGTCAAGGTGTGGGAGGACGTGGTCACCCTGCACGAGCGGTTCAGCTTCGAGGAAGAGCGTTCCTGGCCGGGTGGCCAGGGGCGCCTAGTCCGCGAGCCCATCGGCGTTGTCGCTACGGTCCTGCCTTGGAACGGCCCCGTGGCTACGGCATCGCTGAAGTTCGCCCCGGCCCTGGCCGCCGGGTGCACGGTGGTTGTCAAGCCGGCGCCGGAAGGGCCGGTGAGCATGATGATCTTTGCCGAGGCGCTGGAGGCAGCCGGACTTCCCGAGGGCGTGATCAGCCTTCTGCCCGCAGGCCGCGAGGTCGGGGAGTACTTGGTCCGGCACAAGGACGTCGACATGATTACTTTCACCGGCAGCACCGCCGCGGGCCGGAAGATCATGGGCATCGCGGCCGAACGGATCGCCCGCGTTACGTTGGAACTGGGCGGGAAGTCCGCGGCCATCCTGACCGATGATGTCGACCTGGACACGGTGTTCCCGGAACTGGTGTTCTACGGTGTCGGGCATTCCGGCCAGGTCTGTGCCGCCCTGACCCGGATCCTGGTCCCGCGCTCGCGCCAGGACGAGGTGGTCGAGCGAATCAAGGCCGTGATGGAGAGCCTGAAGATCGGCGACCCGCGCGAGTCGGACACCGTGCTGGGCCCGCTGGCGGCCGAGCGCCAGCGCGAGCGCGTGGAGAACTACATCGAAATCGGCAAGGCCGAGGGCGCGCGCCTGGTCACCGGCGGCGGCCGGCCGAAGCATCTGGAAACCGGGTGGTACGTCGAGCCGACTCTGTTTGCCGACGTCACCCCGGACATGCGGATCGCACAGGAGGAGATCTTCGGCCCCGTGCTCTCGGTCATCCCGTTCGACACCATCGAGGAGGCCGTACAGATCGCCAACGGCACCGAGTACGGGCTCTCCGGCGCAGTGTTCGCCGGTGACGGTGCCACCGCCGAAGCGATCGCCCGACAGGTGCGCACCGGACAGATCTCCGTCAACTCCTGGGGCATGAACGTGCTGCAGCCCTTCGGCGGCTACAAGCAGTCCGGCCTCGGCCGCGAAGGCGGCATCGAAGGATTTGACGAGTTCCACGAAACTAAACTCATCCAGCTTCCGTAG
- a CDS encoding CoA ester lyase: MRAYRSILFVPGHRPNWVEKAVGAGADCVVLDLEDSVPAAEKAGARALVAESIRRVRETNPDVGLFVRVNPLATRLTGGDLEAVVVPGLTGIFAPKIEQAADVLQYDALLDHFEERNGVAGLEYIVPVETVQAIQNCREVALASPRVGAMIGPSAEHADIARAVGYEWTPEGLETLYLRSRVLLACREAGIHALTGLWEDLENLDGLREFAVRGRQLGFRGMIAIHPKHVATVNSVFSPSADDIAFYEGMVKAYESAAADGAGALRYRGLHIDKAHYDKAVEWLDRAAQITSGGNK; this comes from the coding sequence ATGCGCGCCTACCGCTCCATCCTCTTCGTTCCGGGCCATCGCCCCAACTGGGTGGAGAAGGCGGTCGGCGCCGGCGCGGACTGCGTGGTACTGGACCTCGAGGACTCCGTGCCGGCAGCCGAAAAGGCCGGGGCACGGGCCCTCGTGGCCGAATCCATCCGCCGGGTCCGGGAGACCAACCCCGACGTCGGACTCTTTGTCCGGGTTAATCCGCTGGCCACCCGGCTGACGGGCGGCGACCTCGAGGCGGTCGTGGTGCCTGGCCTAACGGGCATCTTCGCCCCGAAGATCGAGCAGGCCGCGGACGTCCTGCAGTACGACGCCCTGCTAGACCACTTCGAGGAACGCAACGGAGTCGCCGGACTGGAGTACATCGTCCCGGTCGAAACCGTCCAGGCGATCCAGAACTGCCGCGAAGTGGCCCTCGCCTCGCCCCGCGTCGGAGCGATGATCGGCCCGAGCGCCGAGCACGCCGACATCGCGCGCGCCGTCGGATACGAGTGGACCCCGGAAGGCCTTGAGACCCTGTACCTGCGCAGCCGGGTCCTCCTCGCCTGCCGCGAGGCCGGCATCCATGCCCTGACGGGTCTCTGGGAGGACCTCGAGAACCTCGACGGACTGCGCGAGTTCGCCGTCCGCGGCCGGCAGCTCGGCTTCCGCGGCATGATCGCGATCCACCCGAAGCACGTCGCCACGGTCAACTCCGTGTTCTCCCCGTCGGCTGACGACATCGCCTTCTACGAGGGCATGGTCAAAGCCTACGAGTCCGCGGCGGCCGACGGCGCCGGGGCCCTGCGGTACCGGGGGCTGCACATCGACAAAGCACATTACGACAAAGCCGTGGAGTGGCTCGACCGCGCGGCACAGATCACCAGTGGAGGAAACAAATGA
- a CDS encoding MaoC family dehydratase has product MTMRGLWFEEFEEGAHYKHALTRTITEMDNVMFTSLTMNVAPLHLDEEYAKTTIHGQRVLNSLFTVALIGAFHVPELTMGTTLGNLGYDSVKFPNPVFHGDTLRAETTILKKRESKSRDDSGIVWFKHLGLNQRDQVVCDMVRVGLMARRPKEGVVA; this is encoded by the coding sequence ATGACGATGCGCGGACTGTGGTTCGAGGAATTCGAGGAAGGCGCGCACTACAAGCACGCCCTGACCCGGACCATCACGGAGATGGACAATGTCATGTTCACTTCCTTGACGATGAACGTGGCACCGCTGCACCTGGACGAGGAATACGCCAAGACGACGATTCACGGACAGCGGGTGCTCAACAGCCTCTTCACGGTCGCCCTGATCGGCGCCTTCCACGTGCCGGAGCTGACGATGGGCACCACCCTGGGGAACCTCGGGTACGACTCCGTCAAGTTCCCGAACCCGGTGTTCCACGGGGACACCCTCCGGGCGGAGACCACAATTCTCAAGAAGCGCGAGTCGAAGTCCCGCGACGATTCGGGCATCGTCTGGTTCAAGCATCTCGGCCTGAACCAGCGCGACCAGGTCGTCTGCGACATGGTTCGCGTCGGTCTTATGGCCAGGCGGCCCAAGGAAGGAGTAGTAGCATGA
- a CDS encoding NAD(P)/FAD-dependent oxidoreductase, with protein MSTTREFDVAIVGAGFSGLYMLHKLRGQGLSAVVFEKGDGVGGTWYWNRYPGARCDVESPHYSYAFSPELEQEWEWTERYPSQPEIMSYLNHVADRFGLRDGIELETEVTAAAFDDDTNRWSVSTDRGETVSAKYVVMATGCLSAGRIPEFDGLESFAGEIYHTGSWPHDGVDFTGKRVGVIGTGSSGIQAIPEIARQAKQLTVFQRTASFSVPARNAPLDQKEWKEIKANYRHLRELARHSATGLPFTGGTTSALEATPEERKANYEAHWGLGGFRIGAAYSDLILNKEANDTLAEFIHSKIDEQVKDPETAELLKARDYPVSTKRICVDTDYYATFNRDNVSLVDVRSAPIVGLSEHGLKTEDGEYEFDVIVFATGFDAMTGSMLRVDITGSGGLSLRDKWAAGPRTYLGLSIAGFPNLFSVAGAGSPSVLTNMVTAIEQHVEWISDHIAYLEERGLSRSEASPEAEDRWVDHVNEVAGMTLFNQANSWYLGANVPAKTRVFMPYAGGLGAYRARCDEVASSDYEGFTLS; from the coding sequence GTGAGCACCACCCGTGAATTCGACGTTGCCATCGTCGGCGCAGGCTTTTCCGGCCTGTACATGCTGCACAAGCTCCGCGGCCAGGGGCTTTCCGCCGTGGTCTTCGAAAAGGGCGACGGCGTCGGCGGCACCTGGTACTGGAACCGCTACCCGGGCGCGCGCTGCGATGTGGAGAGCCCTCACTATTCCTACGCATTCTCCCCCGAGCTGGAGCAGGAATGGGAGTGGACCGAGCGTTATCCCTCCCAGCCGGAAATCATGTCCTACCTCAATCATGTCGCGGACCGCTTCGGCCTGCGCGACGGCATTGAGCTGGAAACCGAGGTCACCGCGGCGGCTTTCGACGACGATACCAACCGGTGGAGCGTCAGCACGGACCGGGGCGAAACGGTGAGCGCGAAATATGTGGTGATGGCGACGGGGTGCCTTTCCGCCGGGCGCATTCCGGAATTCGACGGGCTGGAATCGTTCGCAGGGGAGATCTACCACACCGGCTCCTGGCCGCACGATGGCGTCGACTTCACCGGCAAGCGCGTGGGCGTGATCGGCACCGGTTCCTCCGGCATCCAGGCCATTCCAGAGATCGCGAGGCAGGCGAAGCAGCTGACTGTCTTCCAGCGCACCGCCAGCTTCAGCGTCCCTGCAAGGAACGCGCCGCTTGACCAGAAGGAATGGAAGGAGATCAAGGCGAACTACCGCCACCTGCGGGAACTTGCCCGGCATTCGGCAACCGGCCTGCCCTTCACCGGCGGAACGACGTCGGCCCTGGAGGCCACGCCTGAGGAGCGCAAGGCCAACTACGAGGCCCACTGGGGGCTCGGCGGCTTTAGGATTGGTGCGGCCTACAGCGACCTGATCCTGAACAAGGAAGCCAACGACACGCTGGCGGAGTTCATCCACTCCAAGATCGACGAGCAGGTGAAGGATCCGGAAACCGCGGAACTGCTCAAGGCCCGCGATTACCCGGTGTCCACCAAGAGGATCTGCGTGGACACCGACTATTACGCGACCTTCAACCGCGACAACGTCTCGCTGGTGGACGTACGCAGCGCGCCCATTGTGGGCCTGAGCGAACACGGCCTGAAAACCGAAGACGGCGAATATGAATTCGACGTGATCGTCTTCGCCACCGGTTTCGATGCTATGACCGGATCCATGCTGAGGGTCGACATCACAGGTTCGGGCGGCCTCTCGCTGCGGGACAAGTGGGCCGCGGGTCCCCGCACCTACCTGGGCCTGTCCATCGCGGGGTTCCCCAATCTGTTCTCCGTGGCCGGGGCCGGCTCACCGTCCGTGCTGACCAACATGGTCACGGCCATCGAACAGCACGTGGAATGGATCAGCGACCACATCGCCTACCTCGAGGAGCGCGGTCTCAGCCGGTCCGAGGCCTCTCCGGAGGCGGAGGACCGATGGGTGGACCACGTGAACGAGGTCGCAGGGATGACGCTCTTCAACCAGGCCAACTCTTGGTACCTCGGCGCCAATGTGCCCGCCAAGACGCGAGTGTTCATGCCCTACGCCGGCGGCCTCGGAGCCTACCGTGCCAGATGCGATGAGGTTGCCTCGTCGGATTATGAAGGCTTCACGCTGAGCTAG
- a CDS encoding nuclear transport factor 2 family protein gives MSAVQTPETTVDVDVEQIRRLVHEYCRAIDTFQLSGVVGTFTDDAIWDMSALGAPKASGIDQVRASFGALIDNLTACCHFTTNHLVDVDGDTATGTVYCHAFADGIDGSRVENLILYTDGYTRTADGWKFQRRTVTPLMPAAAAG, from the coding sequence ATGTCCGCAGTACAGACACCCGAAACGACCGTCGACGTAGACGTCGAGCAAATCCGCCGCCTGGTCCACGAATACTGCCGGGCGATCGACACCTTCCAGCTCTCCGGCGTGGTCGGAACCTTCACCGACGACGCGATCTGGGACATGAGCGCACTGGGGGCCCCGAAGGCCAGCGGCATCGACCAGGTAAGGGCTTCATTCGGTGCCCTGATCGATAACCTCACGGCCTGCTGCCACTTCACGACGAACCATCTGGTCGACGTCGACGGCGATACCGCCACGGGAACGGTCTACTGCCATGCCTTCGCCGACGGCATCGACGGCAGCCGGGTGGAAAACCTGATCCTGTATACGGACGGCTACACCCGGACGGCGGACGGCTGGAAGTTCCAGCGCCGCACCGTCACTCCGCTGATGCCCGCGGCCGCCGCCGGATAA
- a CDS encoding IS3 family transposase has product MKVQAIIALKADFSLPVLLQVAGLARSTFFYHQARLRAPDPKEAVKSAATTIFTKNHGRYGQKWVTDVTEFRVDGRKLYLSPVMDLFDRQILSYTVGLSPNLALTNTSLRMALATLEYGQKPIVHSDQGFQYQHASWRRLLQGANAIQSMSRKGNCYDNAVMENFFGHLKEELFHHVRFLSTGALTSAIHEYIRWYNTERISTKLEGLSPVQYRAQALKV; this is encoded by the coding sequence GTGAAGGTTCAGGCCATCATCGCCCTCAAGGCCGACTTTTCGCTGCCGGTTCTGCTGCAGGTCGCCGGCTTGGCCCGTTCGACGTTCTTCTACCACCAGGCCCGACTCAGGGCTCCCGACCCGAAGGAAGCAGTCAAGAGCGCTGCCACGACCATCTTCACAAAGAACCACGGCAGATACGGGCAGAAGTGGGTAACGGATGTGACCGAGTTCAGAGTCGACGGTCGAAAACTCTACCTCTCACCCGTCATGGACCTTTTCGACCGGCAGATCCTCTCCTACACCGTCGGCCTGTCCCCGAACCTGGCGCTCACCAACACCTCACTGCGTATGGCGCTGGCAACGCTCGAGTATGGGCAGAAACCGATCGTGCACTCAGACCAGGGATTCCAATACCAGCACGCCTCATGGCGGAGACTCCTGCAGGGCGCCAACGCCATCCAATCGATGTCCCGCAAGGGCAACTGCTACGACAACGCAGTGATGGAAAACTTCTTCGGACACCTCAAGGAAGAGCTCTTCCACCATGTCCGATTCCTCAGCACCGGCGCACTCACATCAGCCATCCACGAATACATCCGCTGGTACAACACCGAAAGGATCTCCACAAAGCTCGAGGGCCTGAGCCCGGTGCAATACCGTGCTCAGGCCCTCAAGGTTTAG
- a CDS encoding nuclear transport factor 2 family protein, which produces MTAAETTTAARSVETHVEAIRRLTHEYSWAVDNSRLDDIVALFTEDAEWDVTAFGMDTVRGADAIRAFYAGLIENTTHRCHLALNHLIDVDGDTAVARVYIHAFVTMPDGRRDESLGYYSDNYIRTGQGWKFQRRAAYPLLPAPPAPV; this is translated from the coding sequence ATGACAGCAGCAGAAACAACGACGGCGGCGCGGAGCGTGGAGACGCACGTGGAAGCGATCCGCCGCCTGACCCACGAATACTCGTGGGCCGTGGACAATTCCAGGCTCGACGACATTGTGGCCCTCTTTACCGAGGACGCGGAGTGGGATGTCACGGCTTTCGGCATGGATACAGTGCGGGGGGCGGATGCGATCCGCGCTTTCTACGCCGGCCTGATCGAAAACACCACGCACCGCTGCCACCTGGCGCTGAACCATCTAATCGACGTCGACGGCGATACCGCCGTCGCCCGGGTCTATATTCATGCGTTCGTCACCATGCCCGACGGCAGGCGGGACGAATCCCTGGGCTACTACTCGGACAACTACATCCGGACCGGACAGGGCTGGAAGTTCCAGCGGCGCGCAGCCTATCCGCTGCTGCCCGCGCCGCCGGCACCGGTGTAG